The following coding sequences are from one Virgibacillus necropolis window:
- a CDS encoding 5-formyltetrahydrofolate cyclo-ligase: MNKSELRNKAITYLKSLSDEEKLAVEGKITNQLIQSDLWKKSSSIGITISQGFEWNTKTIIDTAWKEDKQVSVPKCDPSIKALTFYQLKTYEQLEVVYYNLKEPDPSISKFIEKNQLDLLIVPGLVFDQKGYRIGFGGGYYDRFLKDFSNTTVSLVSNDQLTQEIPREEFDLPVDYIVTETGIY; encoded by the coding sequence ATGAACAAATCTGAATTACGAAATAAAGCAATTACATATCTTAAATCTTTGTCTGATGAAGAAAAACTAGCAGTTGAGGGAAAAATTACCAATCAGTTAATTCAATCAGATTTATGGAAAAAATCTTCTTCTATTGGGATTACCATTTCACAAGGTTTTGAGTGGAACACGAAGACGATTATAGATACAGCTTGGAAAGAAGATAAACAGGTATCCGTTCCAAAATGTGATCCATCAATTAAAGCACTTACTTTTTATCAACTAAAAACATATGAACAATTAGAGGTTGTATATTATAATTTGAAAGAACCTGATCCATCTATCTCAAAATTTATAGAAAAAAATCAACTAGATTTATTAATTGTCCCAGGACTAGTTTTCGATCAGAAGGGTTACAGAATCGGCTTTGGTGGTGGCTACTATGATCGTTTCCTAAAGGACTTTTCAAATACCACTGTTTCATTAGTAAGTAATGATCAATTAACTCAAGAAATTCCAAGGGAAGAATTTGATCTTCCAGTCGACTATATCGTTACTGAAACTGGAATATATTAG
- a CDS encoding ROK family glucokinase, with protein sequence MDKVLIGVDIGGTTIKIGFFTQQGIILKKYEILTNKNDNGSQIIPDLVKSINEKIRDLAINKENIMGIGVGAPGFIVGDSGLVEEAVNIGWKKINLGSELSEQSQLPVFVGNDANLAALGENWMGSGNESRNFVAITLGTGVGGGIIANGQLLSGVNGTAGEIGHITVEPNGYPCNCGKNGCLETVASATGIAKQAMEIIDRRPQSNLGKHFQNQGGITAKDVFDLAGTGDRDSQQIVSRTGDVLGLVLSTIATIVNPSKIVIGGGVSKAGKPLLDTIQNSFNSYALKRLTNVCSIETAQLGNDAGIYGAAYLVKDKLVNKN encoded by the coding sequence ATGGATAAGGTATTAATTGGAGTGGACATTGGTGGTACGACGATAAAAATCGGATTTTTCACTCAACAAGGAATTATTTTAAAAAAATATGAAATACTGACAAATAAAAATGACAATGGTAGTCAAATCATACCCGACTTAGTGAAATCAATAAATGAAAAAATAAGAGATTTAGCTATAAATAAGGAAAATATTATGGGAATAGGTGTAGGTGCTCCAGGGTTTATAGTTGGAGATTCGGGTTTGGTTGAGGAAGCCGTTAATATCGGATGGAAAAAAATAAACCTAGGTAGTGAATTAAGCGAACAGTCACAATTACCAGTCTTTGTTGGTAATGATGCGAATTTGGCCGCCCTCGGGGAAAACTGGATGGGCTCAGGCAATGAATCAAGAAACTTTGTAGCCATTACCCTTGGTACAGGTGTAGGTGGTGGTATTATCGCAAACGGTCAACTTCTTAGTGGGGTTAATGGTACCGCTGGTGAAATAGGACATATAACAGTAGAGCCAAACGGATATCCTTGCAACTGTGGAAAAAATGGTTGCTTAGAAACAGTAGCCTCTGCCACAGGAATAGCTAAACAAGCTATGGAAATAATCGATCGTAGACCACAAAGCAACTTGGGGAAACATTTTCAAAATCAAGGTGGTATTACTGCTAAGGATGTATTTGACTTGGCTGGAACTGGCGATCGGGATAGTCAGCAAATCGTTAGTCGAACTGGAGATGTTCTTGGCTTAGTGCTGTCTACTATTGCGACAATCGTAAATCCTTCAAAAATAGTTATTGGTGGGGGAGTTTCCAAAGCAGGAAAACCTTTATTAGACACCATTCAAAACTCTTTTAATAGCTATGCCTTAAAGCGACTGACAAACGTGTGCAGCATTGAAACAGCACAGTTAGGAAATGACGCTGGAATTTATGGCGCAGCATATTTGGTGAAAGACAAGCTAGTTAATAAAAATTAA
- a CDS encoding LTA synthase family protein — protein MNLRRTKIPLYIIATLLFGLKTYIVYRFFFSIELDNSMQELILFINPFVSAFLVFAISVWFKKEKRQMKFVRYTALIGTIIIYLNVVFYRSFTDFITVPQLFQASNVGDLGGSILTLIKPYDLLLLVDVAIIWYLSKKQSAVVKVNYPKSGKVFALAMSLMLLAGNFFLAEMERPQLFTRAFDREYLVKNIGLFNYHIYDLAVHSKVKTQRVFADGNELPEIKDFVKTEVKSNEKSEMFGAAEDRNVIFISAESVQSFVINNEVNGEEITPFLNSLVEDKDTYYFENFYHQTQQGKTSDSEFLTENSLYPLSRGAVFFTHGQNEYHALPELLNQEDYYTSVLHSNNKSFWNRDQMYNSIGYDHFYGEEAYEVTKENSIGWGLKDKPFFEQSIKYLQAIEQPFYTKFITLTNHFPFELSEEERTIEPFNSNSSTLNNYFPTVRYTDEAIEQFFQQLKDAGLYENSIIVIMGDHYGISENHNKAMSQYLGKEEITPYDHVQLQRVPFFVHIPGNGDGKVMSKVAGQIDVKPTLLSLLGIKAENDIQFGNRLFIDDRKGYIAFRNGDYISQKHVSTSGICYNRETGEPIYQDEEELTSTEKENPCTDIKNKVEKELGYSDDIIYGDLFRFINFDEKQ, from the coding sequence ATGAATTTAAGACGAACCAAAATTCCATTATATATAATTGCGACATTATTATTTGGACTGAAGACGTATATTGTTTATCGGTTTTTCTTTAGTATCGAATTAGACAATTCTATGCAAGAGTTAATCCTATTCATTAATCCATTTGTATCTGCATTTCTAGTTTTTGCGATTAGTGTTTGGTTCAAAAAGGAAAAGCGTCAAATGAAATTTGTTCGGTATACAGCGTTAATTGGGACAATCATTATTTATTTAAATGTTGTCTTTTATCGATCGTTTACCGATTTCATTACAGTTCCACAGTTATTCCAAGCTAGTAATGTGGGAGATCTAGGTGGCAGTATTTTAACGTTAATAAAGCCTTATGACTTATTATTACTAGTAGACGTAGCAATTATTTGGTATTTGAGTAAGAAGCAATCGGCAGTTGTGAAAGTAAACTATCCTAAAAGCGGGAAAGTTTTTGCATTAGCTATGTCATTAATGTTATTGGCAGGAAACTTTTTTCTTGCGGAAATGGAACGTCCACAACTATTCACACGTGCATTTGACCGTGAATATTTAGTCAAAAACATTGGTTTGTTTAACTACCATATTTATGATTTAGCTGTTCATTCAAAAGTTAAAACGCAACGGGTATTCGCCGATGGTAATGAGTTACCTGAAATAAAGGATTTTGTAAAAACAGAGGTTAAAAGCAACGAAAAGTCAGAGATGTTTGGTGCTGCTGAGGATAGGAATGTAATTTTTATTTCTGCAGAATCGGTTCAAAGCTTTGTCATTAACAATGAGGTTAACGGGGAAGAAATTACACCCTTTTTAAATAGTTTAGTTGAAGATAAGGATACCTATTATTTTGAAAATTTTTATCACCAAACACAGCAAGGGAAAACATCTGATTCTGAATTTTTAACGGAAAACTCTTTGTATCCATTATCAAGAGGGGCAGTATTCTTTACTCATGGGCAAAATGAATACCATGCATTACCAGAGCTGCTTAATCAAGAAGATTATTATACTTCTGTACTTCATTCGAATAATAAAAGCTTTTGGAATCGTGACCAAATGTACAATAGTATAGGCTATGATCATTTTTACGGAGAAGAAGCATATGAAGTAACGAAAGAAAATTCTATTGGATGGGGGCTTAAAGACAAACCGTTCTTTGAGCAATCGATAAAATATTTACAAGCAATTGAGCAACCATTTTATACAAAGTTTATTACACTGACGAATCACTTTCCGTTTGAATTAAGTGAAGAAGAAAGAACAATCGAACCGTTTAATTCAAATTCGAGTACACTAAATAATTACTTTCCAACCGTTCGTTATACGGATGAAGCTATTGAACAATTTTTCCAACAACTTAAAGACGCAGGGTTGTATGAAAATTCCATTATTGTTATCATGGGTGACCATTATGGAATAAGTGAAAATCACAATAAAGCCATGAGCCAATATTTAGGTAAAGAAGAAATAACACCTTATGATCATGTTCAGTTGCAGCGTGTACCATTTTTTGTCCATATACCCGGTAATGGAGATGGCAAGGTTATGTCGAAGGTAGCAGGCCAAATTGATGTTAAGCCTACATTGCTAAGCTTGTTAGGTATAAAAGCTGAAAACGATATTCAATTTGGTAATCGATTATTTATCGATGATAGAAAAGGATATATAGCCTTTAGGAATGGGGATTATATTAGCCAAAAACATGTTTCCACAAGTGGAATTTGCTATAACAGAGAAACTGGAGAGCCAATTTATCAAGATGAAGAAGAGCTAACTTCTACCGAGAAAGAGAATCCATGTACCGATATTAAAAATAAAGTAGAAAAAGAGCTCGGATATTCAGACGATATTATCTACGGTGACCTTTTCCGCTTTATTAATTTTGATGAAAAACAATAA
- a CDS encoding ThiF family adenylyltransferase: protein MDYNRYSRQLLFRPIQQLGQEKLHNSSVLVVGVGALGTVICNHLVRAGIGEIRIIDRDYVELSNLQRQLLFDEEDVEKALPKAIAAKNKLEKINRTTKIEAIVGNVTARNVEELVNGIDVVLDGTDNLSTRFILNDCCYKQGIPFSYGGAVSSRGMNAFFIPQKTPCLRCLIPETLNGGQTCDTIGVIAPIVDMVASLQVTETIKYLTGNEDALRNTLRTFDIWFNHQYDIKLSNPKKDCPTCQKEEYPALKALAEELETVLCGRNSVQVHQKASLDIKKWNDKLKNVASVKVTPFLLKAEFTQGITLVLFSDGRVLVQGTEDTVIARSWYDRYIGS, encoded by the coding sequence TTGGATTATAATCGCTATTCCAGACAACTCTTATTTCGTCCTATCCAACAACTCGGTCAGGAAAAGTTACATAATAGTAGTGTGCTCGTTGTAGGTGTGGGGGCATTAGGCACAGTTATTTGTAACCATTTGGTTCGTGCAGGTATTGGTGAAATTAGAATAATCGATCGAGATTACGTCGAACTTTCTAATCTACAGCGACAATTGTTATTTGATGAAGAAGATGTGGAAAAAGCATTACCCAAAGCAATAGCTGCAAAAAATAAATTAGAAAAAATAAATAGAACAACCAAAATAGAAGCGATAGTTGGGAATGTAACTGCTAGGAACGTCGAGGAACTAGTGAATGGAATAGATGTAGTTCTAGACGGAACGGATAATCTATCTACTAGGTTTATACTCAATGATTGTTGTTATAAGCAAGGGATCCCTTTTTCATACGGTGGTGCTGTAAGTTCAAGAGGAATGAATGCATTTTTTATCCCCCAAAAAACACCGTGTTTGCGCTGTCTAATTCCAGAAACATTAAATGGCGGGCAAACATGTGATACCATTGGTGTTATTGCTCCTATAGTAGACATGGTCGCGTCACTACAAGTAACGGAAACAATTAAATATCTAACCGGTAATGAAGACGCACTAAGAAATACACTTCGTACGTTTGATATATGGTTTAATCATCAATATGATATTAAGTTGTCTAATCCTAAAAAAGATTGTCCGACATGTCAAAAAGAGGAGTATCCTGCACTTAAGGCGTTGGCAGAAGAACTGGAAACAGTACTTTGTGGAAGAAATAGCGTGCAAGTTCATCAAAAAGCATCCTTAGACATAAAAAAATGGAATGATAAATTAAAAAATGTGGCATCGGTTAAAGTAACACCATTTTTACTGAAGGCAGAATTTACTCAAGGTATAACGCTCGTTCTTTTTTCTGACGGCCGTGTTCTTGTTCAAGGAACAGAAGACACTGTCATTGCCAGGTCTTGGTATGACCGATATATTGGTTCATAA
- the comGF gene encoding competence type IV pilus minor pilin ComGF, translating into MLKVRKKNRACLGMLVNQRGFTLLSMLLTIAIVFITVPFLEYLTKSLSYTTNYTDLSFSQFFHFLRDDLIRSTNYTIGNEVISLNALDGTTVTYEKYQDIIRRQVDGTGHEVVIRNIKSLSFEEISYGIKTIITTLDGIVYEKKYTFFK; encoded by the coding sequence ATGTTAAAAGTGAGAAAGAAAAATCGTGCCTGTTTGGGTATGTTAGTTAACCAGCGAGGATTCACCTTATTATCAATGTTGCTGACAATCGCAATTGTTTTCATTACCGTCCCATTTCTTGAGTATCTAACGAAATCATTGAGCTACACGACTAATTATACCGATTTATCCTTTTCCCAATTTTTTCATTTTCTGCGCGATGATTTAATTCGTTCAACAAATTATACGATCGGTAACGAGGTCATATCATTAAACGCATTGGATGGTACCACGGTAACATACGAAAAATACCAAGATATTATTAGGCGCCAAGTGGACGGTACGGGGCATGAAGTTGTTATTAGAAATATCAAAAGCCTATCTTTTGAAGAAATATCCTATGGTATAAAAACTATAATTACTACATTGGATGGGATCGTTTATGAGAAAAAGTACACCTTTTTTAAATGA
- a CDS encoding YqgQ family protein produces the protein MKTVHDVRQLLKKFGTFIYIGDRVADLELMEEEIKELYKNTFISVQEYQMATLILKQEARKTRDEKGAN, from the coding sequence ATGAAAACAGTTCATGATGTAAGACAATTATTGAAAAAGTTCGGAACATTTATTTACATAGGGGATCGGGTAGCTGATCTTGAACTGATGGAAGAGGAAATAAAAGAACTTTATAAGAATACGTTTATAAGTGTTCAAGAGTATCAAATGGCAACTTTAATTCTTAAACAAGAGGCAAGAAAAACGCGTGATGAAAAGGGTGCTAATTAG
- a CDS encoding spore germination protein produces METKKQPLFPTYQENVDYLHKQLGVDESFDVIHLNLEYAGRKMSLFLIDGFAKDKILHYVMKLFSQLEPKDLEPDPLKKLIKTYIPYIELGHNKDLNKTIDLVLGGPTALIVEGIDEIIMIDARTYPVRAPAEPDLERVVRGSRDGYVETIVFNTALTRRRVRDKSLRMEYLQVGRRSKTDVAICYISEIADTERVKKLKKSLEMIDTDGLPMAEKTIEEFISGRHWNPYPTVRYTERPDTAAAHLFEGHILIIIDGSPSVMITPATYWHHLQHAEEYRQKPLVGAYLRMVRFIAVIASIFILPLYYLFSTQNLLPANLDFIGPAEAGTIPLILQFLIAELGIDMLRMASIHVPSSLGTALGLVAAVLMGQVAVEVGVFSNEVVLYLAVAAIGTYATPSYELSLANRLVRIFLLVVTAAFGVIGYVVGITLWILYLVRTKSYEIAYLWPFLPFSYRAFRDIFIRTPIPLKNRRPTFLNPQDPDK; encoded by the coding sequence ATGGAAACTAAAAAACAACCTCTATTTCCTACATACCAGGAAAATGTAGATTATTTGCACAAACAACTTGGAGTTGATGAAAGCTTTGACGTTATTCATTTGAATTTAGAATATGCCGGACGAAAAATGTCGCTATTTTTAATTGATGGTTTCGCAAAAGATAAAATACTACATTATGTTATGAAGTTATTTTCACAGCTTGAGCCAAAAGACTTAGAACCAGATCCACTAAAAAAATTAATTAAAACATATATTCCATATATAGAGCTTGGTCATAACAAAGATTTGAACAAAACGATAGATTTAGTTTTAGGCGGTCCTACCGCATTAATCGTAGAAGGAATAGACGAAATTATCATGATCGATGCTCGTACCTATCCAGTGAGGGCACCGGCAGAACCTGATTTAGAGCGTGTGGTGCGGGGATCTCGTGATGGGTATGTAGAAACGATTGTATTTAACACTGCTTTAACTCGCCGAAGAGTTCGTGATAAGTCTTTACGAATGGAATATTTACAAGTCGGTAGAAGGTCAAAAACCGACGTTGCTATATGTTATATTAGTGAAATTGCGGACACGGAACGAGTGAAAAAGTTAAAAAAATCACTAGAAATGATTGATACAGACGGATTACCTATGGCGGAAAAAACGATTGAGGAATTTATAAGTGGGCGTCATTGGAATCCATATCCAACAGTTCGGTATACAGAACGACCAGATACTGCAGCAGCACATTTATTTGAAGGTCATATATTAATTATCATTGACGGTTCACCAAGTGTTATGATAACACCAGCAACATATTGGCACCATCTGCAACATGCTGAGGAATATCGACAAAAACCGTTAGTAGGAGCCTATTTACGTATGGTTCGCTTTATTGCAGTAATAGCATCAATATTTATTTTACCTCTTTATTACTTATTTTCGACCCAAAATTTATTGCCAGCAAATCTGGATTTTATCGGTCCAGCTGAAGCGGGGACTATTCCACTAATCCTGCAGTTTTTAATTGCTGAATTAGGAATTGATATGCTTCGGATGGCTTCCATTCATGTCCCCTCATCACTTGGAACAGCACTTGGACTTGTTGCAGCAGTTCTAATGGGTCAAGTTGCAGTTGAAGTTGGAGTATTCTCAAATGAAGTTGTGTTATATCTGGCAGTTGCCGCTATCGGAACTTATGCTACACCGAGTTATGAACTAAGTTTGGCTAATCGGTTAGTGCGTATCTTTTTATTAGTTGTGACAGCTGCTTTTGGGGTAATCGGGTATGTGGTTGGAATCACGCTTTGGATTTTATATCTCGTACGTACGAAGTCATATGAGATTGCTTATCTCTGGCCGTTTTTGCCATTTTCTTATCGGGCTTTTCGTGATATTTTCATCCGTACTCCTATACCTCTAAAAAATAGACGACCTACATTTTTGAACCCTCAAGATCCAGATAAGTAA
- a CDS encoding prepilin-type N-terminal cleavage/methylation domain-containing protein: protein MKNSNGFSLIEVLVAFGIVTMLIITVLPISVQLKKEQQKLSDRITIVTVLYDELQQTIWEKSELPISYKKQIKNKQVNFHFTTINDLMQGCVEWTNVKSEKEKSCLFGYVS from the coding sequence TTGAAAAACTCTAATGGATTTTCATTAATTGAAGTATTAGTTGCCTTTGGGATTGTTACAATGTTGATTATCACTGTCCTTCCCATTTCCGTACAACTAAAAAAAGAACAACAGAAGCTATCCGATCGTATAACAATTGTTACTGTCCTTTATGATGAATTGCAACAAACGATCTGGGAGAAATCAGAGTTACCTATAAGCTATAAAAAACAAATTAAAAATAAGCAAGTTAATTTTCATTTCACAACGATAAATGATCTGATGCAAGGATGTGTAGAATGGACTAATGTTAAAAGTGAGAAAGAAAAATCGTGCCTGTTTGGGTATGTTAGTTAA
- the rpmG gene encoding 50S ribosomal protein L33: MRVNITLACTESGERNYITTKNKRTNPGRIELMKYCPRLRKHTLHRETK, translated from the coding sequence ATGCGAGTAAACATAACTTTAGCTTGTACTGAATCTGGTGAACGTAATTATATTACAACAAAGAATAAGCGTACTAATCCTGGACGTATAGAACTTATGAAATACTGTCCACGTCTTAGAAAACACACACTTCACCGTGAAACTAAATAA
- a CDS encoding DUF2626 domain-containing protein → MDRMFRVLAFWTGIFTVMFVIGDMNNTALLFLVQTVFFLTVSYLKLSERMYMYLFGAYCTVFMVGFTWYSNFILVPGFGH, encoded by the coding sequence ATGGATCGAATGTTTCGTGTGCTTGCCTTTTGGACTGGAATTTTCACTGTAATGTTTGTTATTGGAGACATGAATAACACCGCATTATTATTCCTAGTACAAACGGTATTTTTCCTTACAGTAAGTTACTTAAAATTATCTGAGCGCATGTATATGTACTTATTCGGAGCTTATTGTACTGTATTTATGGTTGGTTTTACATGGTATTCAAATTTCATATTAGTACCTGGATTTGGTCACTAA
- a CDS encoding competence type IV pilus minor pilin ComGG: MRKSTPFLNEEKGFILPIVLLIAALLFLFVSTNITIYHNELTIAKNEISQLKIDTLFQMGRSKLKNEISSLNPRSGTVEYSFPDGDVKISYIRKQEVYELAIYIYTPDKKVFAIANHMEADSPN; the protein is encoded by the coding sequence ATGAGAAAAAGTACACCTTTTTTAAATGAAGAAAAAGGTTTTATTCTTCCCATAGTACTACTAATAGCAGCACTATTGTTTCTTTTTGTAAGCACGAATATTACTATTTATCATAATGAACTAACCATTGCCAAAAATGAAATTTCGCAACTGAAAATAGATACACTTTTTCAAATGGGGCGATCAAAACTTAAGAATGAAATCTCTTCCCTTAATCCGAGAAGTGGAACTGTGGAATATTCATTTCCTGATGGTGATGTCAAAATTTCTTATATACGCAAACAAGAAGTTTATGAACTAGCTATTTACATCTATACTCCCGATAAAAAGGTTTTTGCTATTGCTAACCACATGGAAGCTGATAGTCCAAACTAA
- a CDS encoding DUF2759 family protein, with product MVLGILLFIVTILSVVSTVKQMKAKNLFALGFSAVSVLAFGFFSIMTIIHEITA from the coding sequence ATGGTTTTAGGGATCCTATTATTTATTGTTACAATACTAAGTGTTGTTTCCACTGTAAAACAAATGAAAGCTAAAAACTTATTTGCTCTAGGTTTTTCAGCGGTATCTGTATTGGCCTTTGGATTTTTCTCCATTATGACAATTATTCATGAAATTACAGCCTAA
- a CDS encoding rhomboid family intramembrane serine protease, protein MYVNEQHIMYQLADQLIEVENFEILDMDEHKKEIWLEKNINKTSYVIRIVHKEFYWMNDLKKDIALAFQRTKAIRRLLTGKHIEVKNVYVAMQAPVGEWEALKKPMQLKERKPIKMKIYYLDEKDIYEETERLNQDLNISLQLGTSELADQDKAAELDHLKGKLSNKLSSKRKEIKNVFSHGKPFLTYFLLVINILIYFLLEFNGGSTSTETLIKYGAKYNPAILDGEWWRIISSMFLHIGLLHIFMNMLALYYLGATVERIYGSVRFLTIYMLAGIGGGLASFAFTTNVSAGASGALFGLFGALLFFGLMNKKLFLQTMGKGILFIIGFNLIFGFSVPQIDNGAHIGGLVTGFIASVIVFLPRKKKIAYQFFAVICYLVIISGLVVFGIQQNTDSAMYQLTKIEELLAKDDYEAVIKTATEALKDPDDLSAALLFQRSYANIELGKTSLAINDLEKIVEMDSEMPEVYYNLALLYRSQGEKQKAVQSVEKAYKLKPDDDSYIQLYEQITGKSVN, encoded by the coding sequence ATGTACGTAAATGAACAACATATCATGTATCAATTAGCCGACCAGCTAATTGAGGTAGAGAATTTTGAAATCTTAGACATGGATGAACATAAGAAAGAGATTTGGTTAGAGAAAAATATAAACAAAACCTCGTATGTCATTCGAATTGTACATAAAGAATTTTATTGGATGAATGATTTAAAAAAGGATATTGCCTTAGCTTTTCAGCGGACAAAAGCAATAAGGCGTCTGTTGACTGGAAAACATATTGAAGTGAAAAATGTATATGTAGCAATGCAAGCCCCCGTTGGAGAATGGGAAGCATTGAAGAAACCAATGCAGTTGAAAGAGCGTAAGCCAATTAAAATGAAAATTTATTATCTAGATGAAAAAGATATTTATGAAGAGACGGAACGATTAAATCAAGATTTAAATATTTCGTTACAATTAGGAACTAGTGAGCTTGCAGATCAAGATAAGGCAGCCGAGTTAGATCACCTTAAAGGTAAATTAAGTAATAAACTTTCTTCAAAAAGAAAAGAAATCAAAAATGTTTTTTCCCATGGAAAACCCTTTCTAACATACTTTTTATTGGTAATTAATATTCTTATTTACTTCTTACTTGAGTTTAACGGGGGGAGCACTTCCACTGAAACATTAATTAAATATGGAGCCAAATATAATCCCGCCATACTAGATGGGGAATGGTGGAGAATTATTTCCTCTATGTTTTTACATATTGGACTGTTGCACATATTTATGAATATGCTGGCATTATATTACTTAGGAGCCACAGTTGAACGGATATATGGTTCGGTTCGATTTTTAACTATTTATATGTTAGCTGGAATTGGGGGAGGACTTGCCAGTTTTGCGTTTACAACAAATGTATCGGCTGGAGCATCTGGTGCTTTGTTTGGATTATTCGGGGCATTATTGTTTTTTGGACTGATGAACAAAAAACTGTTTTTGCAGACCATGGGCAAAGGAATTCTTTTTATAATCGGCTTTAATTTAATCTTTGGATTTTCAGTACCTCAAATCGATAATGGTGCACATATTGGTGGTTTAGTTACAGGATTTATTGCTTCTGTAATAGTATTTTTACCAAGAAAGAAAAAAATCGCTTACCAATTTTTTGCGGTAATTTGTTATCTAGTTATTATAAGTGGTTTAGTGGTATTTGGTATACAACAAAATACGGATAGTGCGATGTATCAGTTAACTAAAATAGAAGAATTATTAGCAAAAGATGATTATGAAGCAGTAATTAAGACTGCTACAGAGGCGTTAAAGGATCCTGATGACCTATCTGCCGCGCTATTGTTTCAACGATCCTATGCAAATATTGAATTAGGCAAAACATCATTAGCTATAAATGATCTTGAAAAAATTGTTGAAATGGATAGTGAGATGCCAGAAGTTTACTATAATTTAGCCTTGTTGTATAGGAGTCAAGGTGAAAAACAAAAGGCCGTGCAGTCAGTAGAAAAAGCCTACAAATTAAAGCCTGATGATGATTCCTATATCCAATTGTATGAACAAATTACCGGGAAGAGTGTTAATTAA
- a CDS encoding MBL fold metallo-hydrolase, which translates to MNLKNMSLGPLGTNCYLMYNDRDALIIDPGGDADLIIDFFKDKSFIPKAILLTHAHFDHIGAVDQVRNTYNIDVYLHKNEKDWLEDSKLNGSILFTPEPISIKKAEYDLEEGGMQIESFSFDVLHTPGHSPGSVCFFFKESGILIGGDALFNRGVGRTDLPGGNMEQLKESIRTKLYTLDNSVVVYPGHGPETTIGQEKLHNPFITG; encoded by the coding sequence ATGAACTTAAAAAATATGTCACTTGGTCCACTTGGTACCAATTGTTATCTTATGTACAATGATAGAGACGCGCTAATCATCGACCCAGGGGGTGATGCGGATTTGATCATCGACTTTTTTAAAGATAAATCCTTTATACCTAAAGCAATTTTGTTAACGCATGCACATTTTGATCATATTGGTGCGGTAGATCAGGTGAGAAATACATATAATATTGATGTCTATTTGCACAAAAATGAGAAGGATTGGTTAGAGGATTCAAAGTTAAATGGTTCTATTTTATTTACACCAGAACCAATTTCGATAAAAAAAGCTGAGTACGACCTAGAGGAGGGTGGAATGCAAATTGAATCTTTTTCCTTCGATGTCTTACATACGCCAGGTCATTCTCCAGGTAGTGTTTGCTTTTTCTTTAAAGAATCTGGAATTCTTATAGGTGGCGATGCACTTTTTAATCGGGGTGTTGGACGCACAGACTTACCAGGAGGAAATATGGAACAGTTAAAAGAGAGTATCCGTACTAAATTGTATACGTTAGATAATAGCGTGGTTGTTTATCCAGGTCATGGGCCTGAAACAACGATAGGTCAAGAAAAACTGCATAATCCATTTATTACTGGCTAG